The uncultured Dysgonomonas sp. genome contains the following window.
ATCGGAAACATTAGAGATTTATCTGACGCACCAATAAATGCCGCAACTATCTTTATTAAGGGAATAAATCAAGGTATTATTAGTGATAAAAATGGAATGTTTCAAATTTCATTAAAAGAAGGAAATTATTCTTTAATTTGCCAATATCCAGGATACAAAGAAATATCAGATTCTATTTTTATATCAAAAGGCAATAGCCTCAATCGGATATATAAATTAGAAAAAGACACCTTATTTATTGATTCAATAACCGAGAAACAGAATGAATACCAAGCAAATACCATTATTAGAAACTGCATAAATAGTGTTTCAAAAGATATGGAATCGGTACTGTATTATAATGTAAGTCATTATATTCGGGGACAAATGATTATTAACGAAGTCTCAGACTTTATTGATAACACCAGTTATAAACTTGACCGAAGGTACCTTTCATCTTTGAAAGGACATGTGATTTCTACTGAAATATATGGCAATACTCAGGCTATAGAACCGGGATCCTATAAGATAAACATAGAAGGTTATCAAGGTTATATTCCCAGAATATTTACAGAAAAGGGGCTTTTCGATTTTTTTAAAGAATCAATATATACTGAAAATTATAATGGGTTTGTATCTCCTTTAAGCTCAAATGCATTTAAATATTACAGATTTGAATACGGAGGATATTACAAATCAACTGATACCAAGATTTATAAAATAAAAGTGAACGCAAAATTCAACAATCCGGATCTAATAAATGGTTACTTGTTTATTAAAGAAGAAGGATGGAATATTAATTATGTAATCCTTAATACTGACAAAAATGGTTTAAAATCGTCAATAACGATATCATACAACCAATTACAACCAATTACTATTTATAATGATATTGCATTCCGTATGGTAGGGGTAAAAGGTTCTGTCGAATATTATTCCGGACTAAAACTGAATAACGTTGACGAAAAGAGAGAATTTCATGCCAACAAACAGAAGAACAGTTCTGAATATATCATTGATACATGTGCAAATAAAAGGGATAGTAGCTTCTGGAATAAAGTCAGATTACAACCCATAGGTTCAAATTTCTTAGAACAAATATCAGATACGATGAACTTAAGGAACAGGAGACCTGATTTATCAAAGTTTATAATTGCAAAACTACTACTGGGCGGATATCTGATAGGAAATGATACAAGCAAGATCTCTTTAAAATATAATGGAGTTAAAATGATCTTTCGAGATTACAATTATGTCGATGGTTTTTGGCTTGGCAATAGATTCAACCTAAAAGTACAGTTTGACAATAATACCAATATTGAAGCCTTGCCTTATATATATTGTGCAACTGCTCGCAAACGGTTATTGGGTGGAAACGATATAATGTATAATTATAACCTAAAGAAAAAAGGACAATTTACGGTCAGCTTTGGAACAAGGAGTGAAGATTTTAATAACCTATCACTGACAAGGTACCAGAACTATTTTAATTCTTTAATATTAGGAGAGAATACTAATTTCTTCTATCAACATGATTTTCTCTATTTCAACAATAGTATTCATCTAAATCCTAAGATTAAAGCTTTTATTTCATTTGGAATTGACAAAAGATCCGGACTTAATAACTATACTGATTTTAATATATTAAACCGAAATAAAATACAACCTAATATTTTTCCGAATAGCCGATTTGACCGGACTTATTACTCTTTAGGCTTTTTATATTCACCTTATTCAAACTATACAATCACAGAGGCTGTCGACATGCATAATAAAAAAGTGACACCTGTCTTCAATATTGAATACCAGGAAGGTTTCTCATCATGGCAAGTTAATAATTCAAAATATCAAAAATTAAAGGGAGGTATTTCTCATAATATCCCGATCGATTATTTTAATTCTATCGATTATAAAATTGAAGCAGGAACATATATTAAGACTGATCACAATATGCACTTTACCGATTATCAGCATTTCGGCGCTTCGGACATGATCCTTAATCTAAATTCATTATTTGATTCTTTTTTATTACTGGATAATTATCAATTGCAAACAAATAGATATTGGATAAATATGTTTCTTAATTATTCAGGAAGATATGTTTTTCTAAAACATATTCCTTTTTTACAAAGAAGTCCATTTACAGAGAACATACATCTAAAAACATTATTTACTCCAGACTCAAAATCTTACGTGGAAGCAGGCTATTCTATTTCATTTAATCGCTTTTTGGGTTTGGGCGCTTTTACCTCTTTCCATAATATTGAAGGCTGCAAGTTTGGTATTCAGTTTTCCTTTAATATAAGATCTCTAAAACTAGAGTGAAAATGATTTATGACAACCCTAAGCATGTTGTATCCAAAGCCTACATGTTAGGGGTGTTACAGACTAATCCTATTTCATTTTATAAAGCCAAACATATTCCAAAAGATAGAGGCTTTTTGAACAACGAGGAATTACAGCAGATAATGAATGTGAAGTTCAAGATAGCAAGCCATGAGCTAATCCGTGACCTTTTCATTTTTACAATATCCTAAGGAAAATAGGGATAGATTGCGGAATCAAAACAAAACTGACCTATCTCCCGAGTAAGCATTATTATACGAGACCTGCATAGTAAGTTGTTATCAAATATTTTATCAGTCTTCTTATTTTCATAATCATTCAAAACTGAGTAAAACAACTGTGGAGTCTGATTAGATAACTTCGTTAGATAATCAGACGAAAATACAATCGCAAACTGTCTTGTCTTCTCATTTCGATGGAAAAAAGGTTGACTTATCATTTCACGCGATGAATATAAATTCAAGGTATTACCTTTCCAAGGTTCTTTTCTATTATTAATTTGTGGATAGCAGTAATCAAAATCTCCTCCTATATTAATATTTAAACTTAGAGGAATATTTTGTGAACCAGATGAGGTTAGAGCTTATCCCATACATTTTCCAGAAAAATATATTCTTCTCTTTTATGTAAATCAAAGAAATCCATCTTAATATCTATTTCATGTTAAATATGAAGCAAAGCTAAACAAGTATTCAGATTATTATACAATAACACTGTCTATGGTGTATTATCAGAATACCGAATGGAGAAAGCAAAGCAATATTTATTGGATACACAAATGCCTATTTCGGAGACTGCTTTACAAATTGGATTTGAACACCAAAGCAGTTTTTGTAAAGCTTTTAAACGTCAGTTTTTAATGACACCTGTTGAATATAGGAACAGCAGATAAAAGAGAAGAAATTAATAGAAATTGGAGTAAGACAAGATTTATTTTATATCTTTACAAAAGATAAGTCGCTCTTTAATATAGTGAAGAAATTAAGCATATCTAAGAAGCAAGCTGGTTTCTAAATCGTTACCTATTTCAAGACGAAGGCTGTGTAATTTATTGATTAATAGCTGATAAGGGCTTTGTTTGTGCCTTCCGGAATGGTAGGTCATCGGCTCTTTTACATCTGCCATTACCCGTAAGCCTTTCATATTGGCTTTTACCATTTCCGGTGATTGCCACGGAAATAGCGTATCTCTATTTTCGTCCTTGTATTTTTCAATCAAGGCAATAGCTTCGGGCAATAATTTGACACGTGCCCGAAAGTCCGTCTTCTTTCTGGCATATTTTAGCCAAAGACTTCCTTCTTCGTCAGTAAAAAGGTTTTCTTTCGTTATACGAATGACATCGGCATAGGCAGTCCCCGTGTAGCAGGCAAAGAGAAATAAGTCTCTTGTAAAACGGGTTGAAGGACGTTTTTGGGGTATATCCAAATCCCGTACTTTCTCAAAGCTCTCTCGGCTTAGTGCTTTGGGAGTGGTCTCTTTTTGTTTGGGTAGTTTGTAATAGGCAAAATGAAATTTCTCTGAAATTCCTTCTTTGAAAGCAATCTTGCAGATTTTTTTTAGAATAGCCAAATAGTGGCGAACGGTTTGCATTGCATAGCCTTGTTCACCCAATACAGAATCTTGATACTCTCTGATAAATTGTTCATTAAGTTGTCCGAATGCCACATCTTTGGTTTTAAACTTTTTTTGGATGAATTTACCTAATGAACGGTGCGTATAGACGTAGGTCGATAAAGTCGTTGGAGCAACGTCAATCCCAACACGGGCTTCCAATTCTTCTATGTGTCGGGTAAGAAGAGCAAGCAGGGTTATTTGTGCTCCCATGTTTCCCTGAAACAAATTCTTGACTGCCTCAGCATCGAATGGCTTTTTGCGTTCCTCTAGACTATCAAAAGCTGAATGAATATCGAGCAGTATTTTTTCGATTTTCTTATTAGCTTCTACTGCTTCTAGGCTCTTACCATTCAGACGGCTCTCACGTGGATTCCACAAGTCGAGACTACAAGATAGCTTACAGCTGAACTGTACCTTTGTACTGTTTACAGTTACTCGCCCCATAATTGGAATCTTACCTAATTTGTCGGGTGAGCTCTTTTTCAGGTAGAGCAAAACCTTGAACTTTTCTACTTTCATATCACTTATAATTTTGAGGACTTTACCGTTAGGCAAAGTTACCGGTTATATAAGTGCTCTTTATTACGCAAAGATCAGTAAATCAAAGAAATAAAATCGTCCTGTTAGACTTCAGCTTATCTCCGGTTACCTATTTCGTTTTGGTAACTGAGCGGCTAACGATTTGGTTACTGAACCTCTTCCTAAATCTGCTTAGGCGATTTGTGCCTAAATCAGCAAATCTGCTAATTATAAACTTGTTACGTTTTTACTTCTAACATCTGCATACGCTTCTTTTACGGTGTTTTACTCACACGGCGAGACATACTTTCGCCACTACAGTTACTTTGGCTAATAAAGTTGCTTTGAAGAATGTATCTAAAATGCTGGGCCATTCATCAACAAGAATGACTGAACATTACGCGAAGGTCTTGGACCAAAGTATTTCAGACGATATGAAATCTGTTAATAAGAATTTCCTGAAATAATCAGCCAACTAAATTATTATAATGAGGGATATTATCATCAAATATTCCTCATTGTATTCAATACAAACTTCATACATCAATCATTTATTTTTAACATTCCCCCAGTTTTCCTACCTATATCTGACATTTCCTCTTACCTTAGTAATTCATTAATCGGATTACACTATGCAACAGGATATACGCTGGGGGTCATTTGCCCTGAAATTCGGAGATAACAGCGCCCTTGCCGTCATGGACAGGTTAAAAGAAGCCTTACGTCCTAGAACCGAATATGTCATCAGCTTTTATCCAGACGGTACTTTCGGTTACTACTGTTCCGGCAAGAAAGAACTTAACCGTTTATCTAAATTTTTTGGGTGGCGGCTGCATGATACCCGCACCCATGAGTTCGGCATCCTTACCGGAAGAGGCTATTATTCCTCCGATTGGTTCAACGCCTGTCTCTGGCAATGCCCGACAGGAGAACGCAGCAAGGAGATAGAAACAATCCTTGACTATTTATATGCGCCGTTATCGTACGATAACAGCTACTTTCCTGACAATGTTGATTTCCGTCATTTTGAAAAGGACGGTCTCAACTGTTATTACCTGTATGATTATTACCGGAAAGACACCAAACACGAAAGGAACGATTTTGACAAGAGAGCCCGTAATCTGATTTACCGGATGTTATGTGGCGTACAACATAACATTTGTTATGTGTTGTTGTAATTTATGTAGTATAAACACTTTAACACCCTGATTTTAAACAAGAAAAATCATTACCAACACAACATAAAATGGGGATAAAAATACTTTATCTCCATTTTTTATTCATATATCCATAAGATGCCCCCATTTATTTATAAAAATGTTTGTAAATAAGAAAATTGTTTAATCTCAAATTTACCAAATTATGTTAAAAGAACTTTTTCCTAATCCGATTATTTTATCAAAACATATAGCAGCCCCTTTTGTGCCAATGCTATCCTGAATATATGGAATGGTCAAGGCAGATTAACAATATACCTTTCAAAAGAGGCTGCAAAAGAAGATCACATATCTGGAAAAAGAAGAAAATTTGCATTTTTTTCACAAAACATCTTGACTATATAGAATAAATCAATATATTTGAATATTAGGAGATAATGTAAGCTAAGCAAAGTGATTTAAAAAGACGTACTTTTAAAATATAATGCCTATGAAGACACACTATGTATTTAATCAAATGCCATCCTGTAAGATACTGACCAATACATTCTAATTTACCCACTTTGAAAAGATCCCTTATTATATTATATAAATAACATAGCCTCTTAAATTTTATATAACAACAAGTAATAGGAATATTATTTCCTTTTCATACTTTAACCTTAGACGTATACCATGAAAGCAATTGCATTTATCCTGGCAACTGTGTGGATTTATATTTTGCCTGTTTCCGGGCAACTCAACACAGCTCATAACTATTACAGGGCAGGTGATATCCTTGTCAAACAACAAGTAGAATATGTGAATCCCGGAGAAGCCGGAACGAACAAACTTTGGGATTTCAGCCGTCTCAAATCCGTTAATGATGAGTATACTCTCGTGTATGACCTGCCTCCCTTGGATGGAGACAACATCTATATATTTGGAAACAAACGCTATCTGAAGAAGGACATACAGGACAACGAACTGATAGTAGGTACTGAACATAACACCATGTATTATTACCGTTTAACAAATGACAGCCTGCTGCAAATGGGACATGAAAATCCTTCGGTAGTACTGGAATATACCCGTCCGATGGTACTGACGCATTTCCCTTTGAATTATGGACAAACTGTTTGTTCCAGCTATAAATCGGAAGGCCTTTATTCCGGTACGGTAGATATCCGTACACAAGGGACAATGACTACTACGGCCGATGCCTACGGTAAGATGATACTGCCATCGGGGGATAGCCTGAATCCGGTTTTGAGAGTAAAAA
Protein-coding sequences here:
- a CDS encoding DUF5686 family protein — its product is MKFIFIYIFISAFYISSYAQNFIGNIRDLSDAPINAATIFIKGINQGIISDKNGMFQISLKEGNYSLICQYPGYKEISDSIFISKGNSLNRIYKLEKDTLFIDSITEKQNEYQANTIIRNCINSVSKDMESVLYYNVSHYIRGQMIINEVSDFIDNTSYKLDRRYLSSLKGHVISTEIYGNTQAIEPGSYKINIEGYQGYIPRIFTEKGLFDFFKESIYTENYNGFVSPLSSNAFKYYRFEYGGYYKSTDTKIYKIKVNAKFNNPDLINGYLFIKEEGWNINYVILNTDKNGLKSSITISYNQLQPITIYNDIAFRMVGVKGSVEYYSGLKLNNVDEKREFHANKQKNSSEYIIDTCANKRDSSFWNKVRLQPIGSNFLEQISDTMNLRNRRPDLSKFIIAKLLLGGYLIGNDTSKISLKYNGVKMIFRDYNYVDGFWLGNRFNLKVQFDNNTNIEALPYIYCATARKRLLGGNDIMYNYNLKKKGQFTVSFGTRSEDFNNLSLTRYQNYFNSLILGENTNFFYQHDFLYFNNSIHLNPKIKAFISFGIDKRSGLNNYTDFNILNRNKIQPNIFPNSRFDRTYYSLGFLYSPYSNYTITEAVDMHNKKVTPVFNIEYQEGFSSWQVNNSKYQKLKGGISHNIPIDYFNSIDYKIEAGTYIKTDHNMHFTDYQHFGASDMILNLNSLFDSFLLLDNYQLQTNRYWINMFLNYSGRYVFLKHIPFLQRSPFTENIHLKTLFTPDSKSYVEAGYSISFNRFLGLGAFTSFHNIEGCKFGIQFSFNIRSLKLE
- a CDS encoding T9SS C-terminal target domain-containing protein is translated as MKAIAFILATVWIYILPVSGQLNTAHNYYRAGDILVKQQVEYVNPGEAGTNKLWDFSRLKSVNDEYTLVYDLPPLDGDNIYIFGNKRYLKKDIQDNELIVGTEHNTMYYYRLTNDSLLQMGHENPSVVLEYTRPMVLTHFPLNYGQTVCSSYKSEGLYSGTVDIRTQGTMTTTADAYGKMILPSGDSLNPVLRVKTIQTIYDIPTEYITDVPNSTGNQLETCRWYSKGYRYPIFETIRHIDLADNTEVFTTAFFFPPQDHLYLDTDPENLALLDELWKDTEDNTANTETLQTKTVMLEDILTCRMYPNPVESVLNLKYELKADAKVSFELYSLEGMPVKKIVSISKAKGIYYDTLDCSTLAPKNYVLRIIANGVFINEIIIKK
- a CDS encoding site-specific integrase, whose amino-acid sequence is MKVEKFKVLLYLKKSSPDKLGKIPIMGRVTVNSTKVQFSCKLSCSLDLWNPRESRLNGKSLEAVEANKKIEKILLDIHSAFDSLEERKKPFDAEAVKNLFQGNMGAQITLLALLTRHIEELEARVGIDVAPTTLSTYVYTHRSLGKFIQKKFKTKDVAFGQLNEQFIREYQDSVLGEQGYAMQTVRHYLAILKKICKIAFKEGISEKFHFAYYKLPKQKETTPKALSRESFEKVRDLDIPQKRPSTRFTRDLFLFACYTGTAYADVIRITKENLFTDEEGSLWLKYARKKTDFRARVKLLPEAIALIEKYKDENRDTLFPWQSPEMVKANMKGLRVMADVKEPMTYHSGRHKQSPYQLLINKLHSLRLEIGNDLETSLLLRYA